Proteins encoded by one window of Salvia splendens isolate huo1 chromosome 14, SspV2, whole genome shotgun sequence:
- the LOC121766152 gene encoding squalene monooxygenase SE1-like: MKLDMMEQYVLGCFIALVLGYIFLQRFTDKNIKKAAPRDAGVEACSDKVVREADGPPDVIIVGAGVAGSALAYTLAKDGRVVLVIERDLSQPDRIVGELLQPGGYLKLVELGMEECVGGIDSQQVYGYALYKEGKYAKLTYPLQEYTSDVSGRSFHHGRFIQRLREKAASLPNVRMEQGTVTSLIEAKGTVKGVKYKNKNGEDVKAFAPLTIVCDGCFSNLRKNLCIPQVNVMSHFVGMVLNLENGKLPQPNHGHVILANPSPVLFYPVSSTEVRCLVDIPGAKLPSITNGDMAKYLKATVAPQLPHELHDAFVEQVEKGEIRSMPNRTMPASPLPTPGAILLGDAFNMRHPLTGGGMTVALADVVVLHDLLRPMKDFSDAAALTEHLEAFYTLRKPVASTINTLAGALYQVFCPSADDASREMREACFDYLSLGGMCSEGPIALLSGLNPRPMSLVAHFFAVAVYGVGRLVFPLPSPSRVWLGARLLMNAYGIIFPIVRSEGVRQMFFPITIPAYNRGASVVMKSAMFDMMA; this comes from the exons ATGAAATTGGATATGATGGAACAATATGTGTTAGGCTGTTTCATAGCTTTGGTTCTTGGTTATATCTTTTTACAAAGGTTCACagacaaaaatattaaaaaggcGGCGCCAAGAGATGCCGGCGTTGAGGCATGTTCAGACAAGGTTGTGCGCGAAGCTGATGGCCCCCCAGACGTTATCATTGTTGGTGCCGGTGTAGCTGGTTCAGCACTTGCTTACACTTTGGCAAAG GATGGGCGCGTTGTGCTGGTAATCGAGAGGGACTTGAGCCAGCCAGATAGAATAGTTGGTGAGCTTCTTCAACCAGGAGGCTACCTCAAACTAGTTGAATTGGGAATGGAAG AATGTGTTGGTGGGATTGACTCTCAGCAAGTGTATGGCTATGCACTTTACAAGGAGGGGAAGTATGCTAAACTGACCTATCCTCTCCAAGAATACACCTCGGATGTCTCGGGCCGAAGCTTCCACCACGGCCGCTTCATCCAAAGGCTACGCGAAAAGGCCGCCTCTCTTCCCAA TGTGAGGATGGAGCAAGGGACTGTGACATCGTTGATTGAAGCAAAAGGGACAGTGAAAGGAGTGAAGTACAAGAACAAGAATGGTGAAGATGTGAAGGCATTTGCCCCTCTCACAATAGTGTGTGATGGATGCTTCTCCAATTTGAGAAAGAATCTATGCATTCCACAGGTGAATGTCATGTCCCACTTTGTAGGCATGGTGTTGAATCTTGAAAATGGAAAGCTTCCACAGCCCAACCACGGCCATGTTATCCTGGCTAATCCCTCGCCTGTCCTGTTCTATCCCGTGAGCAGCACCGAGGTCCGGTGCCTAGTCGACATCCCAGGCGCCAAGCTGCCCTCCATCACCAACGGTGACATGgccaagtacttgaaggccaCGGTGGCTCCTCAGCTCCCGCACGAGCTCCACGATGCGTTCGTGGAGCAAGTTGAGAAGGGGGAGATAAGGTCCATGCCTAACCGGACCATGCCGGCCTCTCCCCTGCCCACCCCGGGTGCCATCCTGCTCGGAGACGCATTCAACATGAGGCACCCATTGACGGGTGGGGGGATGACTGTGGCCCTGGCAGACGTGGTGGTGCTCCACGATCTGCTGAGGCCTATGAAGGACTTCAGCGACGCTGCCGCCCTCACCGAGCATCTCGAGGCCTTCTACACTCTTAGGAAG CCGGTGGCCTCGACGATTAACACGCTGGCAGGAGCTCTGTATCAGGTGTTCTGCCCGAGCGCGGATGACGCGAGCCGGGAGATGAGGGAGGCCTGCTTTGACTACCTGAGCCTGGGAGGGATGTGCTCGGAAGGGCCTATTGCGCTCTTGTCTGGCCTCAACCCGAGGCCGATGAGTTTGGTTGCGCATTTCTTTGCCGTGGCTGTTTATGGAGTCGGCCGCCTTGTGTTCCCACTTCCTTCACCTAGCCGAGTGTGGCTCGGAGCCAGATTGCTCATG AATGCATATGGAATCATATTTCCAATAGTGAGATCAGAAGGAGTGAGGCAGATGTTCTTCCCAATCACAATTCCTGCATACAACAGGGGTGCCTCTGTTGTTATGAAGAGCGCCATGTTTGACATGATGGCTTAG
- the LOC121764589 gene encoding probable BOI-related E3 ubiquitin-protein ligase 2 — protein MAIQAQLFSENLAFPLGNSSQDLTLENGCGFDHLCFVPQQQHQQQLIQLDQFQNSPRTLVDNNAQFHQFMTFSHSVSSHIERQRLEFEQFLNLQNERLRMAMQEQRKQHISVLMTKYEWKSDLLLKQKDEEIAKAANRTTELHNFMKKMEIENLTWQRVAKEKEAMIASLNDSIQRLRESAFLSENAAEDAESCCRDMEEEEERTETKKKMVCRICSTRNSCVVMLPCRHLCSCKDCEVFLDSCPVCSMPKKAAIEALI, from the exons ATGGCCATTCAAGCACAGCTCTTTTCCGAGAATCTCGCCTTTCCGCTCGGAAATTCTTCTCAGGATTTGACGCTTGAAAATGGTTGCGGATTCGATCATCTCTGTTTCGTCCCTCAACAACAGCATCAGCAGCAATTGATTCAGTTGGATCAGTTTCAGAATTCCCCGCGGACTTTAGTTGATAACAACGCTCAATTTCATCAATTTATGACGTTTTCGCACAGCGTTTCGTCGCATATAGAGAGGCAGAGGTTGGAATTCGAGCAGTTCCTCAATTTGCAG AACGAGAGATTGAGAATGGCAATGCAAGAGCAGAGGAAGCAGCATATATCAGTATTGATGACGAAATACGAATGGAAGAGTGATTTGTTGTTGAAGCAGAAGGACGAGGAAATCGCCAAGGCGGCGAATCGGACGACGGAGCTGCACAACTTCATGAAGAAGATGGAGATCGAGAATCTGACGTGGCAGAGAGTGGCGAAGGAGAAAGAGGCGATGATCGCGTCGCTCAACGACTCCATCCAACGGCTCAGAGAGTCCGCGTTTTTGTCGGAGAATGCAGCGGAAGATGCTGAGTCTTGCTGCCGGGacatggaagaagaagaagagagaaccGAAACGAAGAAGAAAATGGTGTGCAGAATCTGCAGCACGCGGAATTCGTGCGTGGTGATGCTGCCCTGCCGACATCTCTGCTCCTGCAAAGACTGTGaggtttttcttgattcatgCCCTGTTTGTAGTATGCCAAAGAAAGCAGCCATTGAagcattaatttga
- the LOC121764348 gene encoding uncharacterized mitochondrial protein AtMg00810-like produces MVLPPGLVITDPSVGSGQLVCKLKKSLYGLKQASRQWYMKFSQVLSGFGLLQSSSDHSYFYKYFDDGNFFGVVIYVDDILVASSHEGMINQFKDFIDGHFKFKDLGTPKYFLGIEIARNDSGIFICQHKYALDLVTDAGLLGSKPAFTPMDSTRSLAVDAGEPIADPTIYRRLIGRLLYLCITRSDITFAVNKLSQFLSKPCSNHWAAGERVLKYLKGTIGHGLFYSTKSSPSLSIFSDADWAACPGTRRSISGFALFLGTSLISWRSMKQHTVSRSSAEAEYRAMALACCEVVWIVALLKDFGLQVHQLVPLYCDSEAAVHVSSNPVFHERTKHVEIDCHTVRDKILEGVIKTVHVHNSHQLADIFTKPLATTPFQTLLFKIDFTTVYSPS; encoded by the coding sequence ATGGTTCTGCCCCCTGGCCTTGTCATCACAGATCCTTCTGTTGGATCTGGACAGCTTGTGTGTAAATTGAAAAAATCTCTATACGGCCTCAAGCAGGCCTCAAGACAGTGGTACATGAAATTTTCTCAAGTCCTATCTGGTTTTGGTTTGCTCCAATCATCCTCTGACCATTCCTATTTCTATAAATATTTTGATGATGGGAATTTCTTTGGAGTTGTcatttatgtggatgatatttTAGTGGCTAGCAGTCATGAAGGAATGATAAATCAGTTCAAGGACTTCATTGATGGTCACTTCAAATTCAAAGATTTGGGCACACCCAAATATTTTCTTGGCATTGAGATTGCTAGGAATGACTCTGGAATCTTCATCTGTCAACACAAGTATGCTCTAGACTTGGTAACTGATGCTGGTTTGTTAGGCTCTAAGCCAGCTTTTACCCCTATGGATTCAACAAGATCACTAGCCGTGGATGCAGGGGAGCCTATAGCTGACCCAACTATATACAGAAGATTGATTGGGAGGCTTTTGTATCTCTGCATAACAAGGTCCGACATCACATTTGCAGTCAACAAACTGAGCCAGTTTCTTTCTAAACCGTGCTCTAATCACTGGGCAGCTGGTGAGAGAGTTTTGAAGTACCTAAAAGGCACTATTGGCCATGGCTTATTTTACTCAACAAAGTCTTCGCCATCTTTAAGCATCTTCTCTGATGCGGATTGGGCAGCTTGCCCCGGCACTAGGAGATCCATCTCAGGCTTCGCCTTGTTTCTAGGCACCTCACTAATCTCTTGGCGATCAATGAAGCAACATACTGTCTCTAGATCTTCGGCTGAGGCTGAGTATAGGGCAATGGCACTTGCTTGCTGTGAAGTTGTATGGATTGTGGCTTTGCTCAAGGACTTTGGTCTTCAAGTGCATCAACTGGTGCCTCTATATTGTGACAGCGAAGCTGCTGTTCACGTCAGCTCGAACCCAGTTTTTCACGAGCGCACCAAACATGTAGAGATCGACTGCCACACTGTTCGTGACAAAATTCTTGAAGGGGTCATCAAAACTGTCCATGTTCATAATTCTCACCAACTCGCTGACATCTTCACCAAACCGCTGGCCACCACTCCATTTCAGACGTTACTTTTCAAGATTGATTTCACTACAGTATACAGTCCATCTTGA